Within Deinococcus sp. YIM 134068, the genomic segment AGTTCCGCAACGACAAGACGGGCGTCGTCCACGCGCCTATCGGCAAGGCGAGCTTCGACCCGGCCAACCTCAGCGCGAACTACCAGGCCCTCCTGGGTGCGCTGGAGGCCGCCAAGCCCGGTGCCGCCAAAGGTGTCTACCTTCGCAGCGCCCACCTGACGAGCACGATGGGACCGAGCATTCCCTTGACGCTCGGCTCGCAGGCCTGACCTCTCGGGGAGAGGCCCGGTGCTTCTCCCCCTCCCAACCTCAGCACCCCGGTGCGCTCCGCACCTTCCTCAATTTGGCACCGTAGACAGCGGGGACCCCAGCCAGGTTTAAATATCCCGCCGAGTTGTCAGGGCGTGACGAGCGCACCTGAACTTGTTCACCACACAGGAGGGACTCAAGCGTGGCGAACGAAAAGAACGTGCAGAATCTGGGCAGCCTGCGCGAGAGCCTGACGGGCATCGAGACGTTTTACGTCGTCGATTACCAGGGCCTCTCCGCCGGGCAGCTCACGCGGCTGCGCCAGGACATCCGGGCCAAAGGCGGCCAGATGATCGTGGCGAAGAATACCCTCATCAACATCGCCCTCCAGGCGGGCGGGCGCGACCTGAGCGAGGCCCTCAAGGGTCCCAGCGCGCTCGTGCTGGCGCAGGACGATCCGGCGGGCGTCGCCAAGACGCTCAGTGACGCCTCTAAGGCGAACGACCGGGGCATCCCGACCATGAAGGGCGGCTTCGTCGAGGGCCGTGCCGTGGACGTGCGAGTGATCGAGCGTCTGGCGAGCCTCGGCAGCAAGCAGAGCCTGCAAGGTGAGTTCGTGGGCGTGCTCAGCGCGCACCTCAGCAACTTCGTCGGGATTCTGGAAGCCTATCAGGCCAAGCTCGGCGGCGGTGCTGCCGAGGCTCAGGCCTAAGCCCTTCCCTCACCGCTCACCAAACTTCAGTTCAGGAGGACACTCAACATGGCTTACGACAAGCAGGCTCTGATCGACCAGCTCAGCACCCTCACCATCATGGAACTCGCCGACCTCATCGACGGTCTCAAGGAGACCTGGGGCGTGACCGCCGCCGTGGCGATGGGCGGGGGCGCGGGTGGCGCGGCCACCACTGCTCCCGAAGAGGAGAAGACCGAGTTCGACGTGGTGCTCGTGGACGCGGGCGCGAGCAAGATCAACGTCATCAAGGAACTGCGCGCCATCACGGGCCTAGGACTCAAGGAAGCGAAGGACCTCAGCGAGAAGGGCGGCGCGATCAAGGAAGGCGTCAGCAAGGAAGACGCCGAGAAGTTCCGCGCGCAGCTCGAGGGCGCGGGCGCGAAGGTCGAAGTCCGCTAATCCCTTTCCCCACCGGGAGTGCAGCCCCCAGCCGCGAGGTTGGGGGTTTTCCTGTGGGTTCTTTCGACATAGCCCACGCTTTGTGAGCTGTGTCATGATCATGGTGAGTGGAACGCGCCATACTCACCTCGTTATTTTCCCAGCAAGTCCCATGTGAGGCGCGATTCGGTGAAAACCAACGCGCCTCTTTTGGCTGGGAATGACGAGGAGTGAGTATGGCAGTAGGTAGAGTGAAGTGGTTCAACGCGGAAAAAGGCTACGGATTCATCGAGACTGAGGGCAGCGACGACGTGTTCGCGCACTTCAGCGCCATTCAGGCACAGGGCTTCAAGAAGCTCAACGAGGGCGATGAGGTCGAGTTCGAGATCGAACCCGGCCAGCGCGGCAAGGGTCCCCAGGCCAAGAACATCGTCGTGACCAAAGCGGCCCCGGCGAGCGCGACCAGCGGCACCGGTGGCGGCTACAACAGCCGTCCCCCCCGCCGCGACGACCGCTGGTAATTCAGCGAGCGTTGCAGGTGCAGCCCCCAGCCGCGAGGTTGGGGGTTTTGCTATGTGGGCCGGTAGAGGACGTGGAATGTGTCCAGCAGCTTAAAGACGGCATCCCCCATGCTGACCTCATCGTGAGGCATAGGCGGGCGGTTGCTGGGAGCAGTCCACGCTTCGCCCGCTTGACTTGCCAGAAGGTAAAGGCCATTCCACTCCCCTTCGGGCAATCTGCGGAGAGCTTGTTCATCCAGCGTGCGGTATGACTGCGCCGCCTCACGTATTAGCTCACTTGTAGGGCGGCCAAAGTGCAGCTCCGCAAAATCGTCGTTGTACCAGCCGATGCGGAAAGCCTGAGCGAAGGGCGAGAGGACGACCTCACCTACCTCGTCGTACTTGAACTCAAGGGCCTCAAGGAGCGCCTGTTCGTCTGATGACCTGACGACCCAGAGCGTGATCACCTCCGGCTCGTACAAATTCACTTCAGCTCCCGCCGCAGCCCCGCCGCCATCTGGAACCACTCGCGCTCCTGACGGCGGTAGAGGTTGGTCGCGCGCTGCTCTGTCCGGGCCAGTTGGTCGAGAAGTTGCCGGGCCTCGTCGCGTCTCCCCTGCCCCAACAGGAAGGCGGCGTAGCGGGCGCGGGGTTCCTCGGTGGTGGCGGCGGTCATGGCGTCGCGGTAGGTGGCGTCGGCCTCGGCGGTCTTACGCTGGGCCTCCTGCGCCTGGGCGAGCAGGGTCAGGCTACGGGTGCGGGTGGCCGCGCTCGTCTTCAGGTCCACCCGGCCCAGCAGCTCCTCGGCGGCGGCGGCATTCCCCCGCGCCAGCTCAAGCTCGGCGCTCGTGAGCAGTACCACCGGGTCGTCGGCGTAGATGCCGTTCAGGAGAGGTTGCAGCGTCGCCTGCGCCTCGTCGGGACGGCCCGCGCGGGCTTGCAGGGCGGCGAGGTCGGTACGGTTGGCGAGGGTGTCGCTCTCCGAGAGCCGTTCCTGCGCCTCGCGGATGCGGAGATCGAGGGGCTTGATGGCCTCCACCCCGCGCGCGACCGCCTGTCCGGCGACCCGTCCCCGGCCCCGCAGCCAGGGCACGAAGACCAGAATGGTGTAGAGCGCAGCACCGATCATGCCGAAGAGGCTGCCGAACAGCGCCCCGAAGGCCAGGAGAAACATCCAGAACACCTGCTGCCGGGTCATGATGGCATGCACCAAGCCGATGACCGCCAGACCGCGAAGCACGTTGAAGATCAGGGGGAGGTACGGTTGCAGGGCGTCCACCCCTCCATCCTAGACCAGGCCCTCAACTGCTTTTGCCCCGCCCCCCGCCGGGCTTGACGGGTGCGGGCACAAGCTCCTATACTCACCTGTGGCCGGCCATGATGGGTCAGGCAGGAGATTTTGAAGACGACGCAGCTCCACAACTAAACCCTGATTTCCGGGACGCAGCCGCTCAGAGCTGCCGTCTCGCCTGCGCCTTTTTCCCTGCCCCGAGGGGCGCAGCCGCACGTCCAGGGTGCGCGAGGTGTGAATGAGCCTAAGTAGCCAGAGGCCGCGCATAGAGCGTTTCGGCGAGATCGCCGAAGTGATTCCGCTGCCGAACCTGACCGAGGTGCAGGTGAACTCCTTCCGGGCGTTCCTGCAAGCCGACCGGGCACCCGACGCCCGTGACAACGCCGGACTCCAGAGCGCCTTCCGCGAGGTCTTCCCCATCGACGAGACCGAGAAGGGCCGCTCGACGGGTCTCGTACTCGACTTTCTGGAGTACCGCCTCGGCGAGCCGCCCTACACGCCCGAGGAGTGCCGCGAGAAGGACCTGACGTACCAGGCCCCGATGTACGCCAAGCTGCAACTGATCCACAAGGACAGCGGCCTGATCAAGGAAGATCAGGTGTTCCTGGGCGACCTGCCGCTGATGACCGAGGACGGTTCCTTCGTCATCAACGGGGCCGACCGTGTGGTGATCTCGCAGATTCATCGCTCGCCGGGAGTGTACTTCACCTCCTCTTACAAGGGCATCAAAAAGCTCTACACCGCCGCGATCATCCCCATGCCCAAGCGCGGGCCGTGGATCGAGCTGGAGATGAACGCGGGCGTGCTGGAGATGAAGGTCAACAAGCGCAAGTTCCCGGTGGCGATGCTGCTGCGGGTGCTGGGCTACGACGATGCTCAGCTCAAGGCGCTGTTCACCGAGTTCGAGCCGGACGCCGAGCTGCCCGAGGACAAGAGCGCGGGCATGAGCGCCGACGAGGCGTTGCTGCGTCTGTTCACCGTGCTGCGCCCCGGCGACCCGCCCAAGCGCGACAAGGCGATCCAGTACCTCTACGGGCTGCTCGCCGACCCCAAGCGGTACGACCTCGGCGAGCCGGGCCGCTTCAAGATGAACACCAAACTGGGCGTCAGCCGCGAGGAACGCACCCTGCTCACCTTCACCGACGGCAAGTTCAGCGACGCGGGGCTGGTGGACACCATTCGCTATCTGATGGCGCTGCAACGCGGGTTGGAGACGGTGGGCCTCGGCGCGGACGCGGACGGCGTGGTGAACGAGGTCCCCGTCACCGAGGACGACATCGACCATCTCGGCAACCGCCGCGTTCGCACGGTGGGCGAGTTGCTGGCCGACCAGCTCCGGGTGGGCATGGGCCGCATGGCGCGCGGTGTGCGCGAGCGGATGCTGCTCGGCAACCCCGACGCGGCCACGCCGACGAAGCTCGTGAACAACCGCCCCATCGTGGCGGCGATGCGCGAGTTCTTCGGTCGCTCCCAGCTCTCGCAGTTCAAGGACCAGACGAACCCGCTGTCCGACCTGCGCCACAAGCGGCGTATCTCGGCGCTGGGGCCGGGCGGGCTGACCCGCGAGCGGGCGGGCTTCGACGTGCGCGACGTTCACCGCACGCACTACGGGCGCATCTGCCCCATCGAGACGCCCGAGGGCGCGAACATCGGCCTGATCTCCTCGCTGTCGAGCTATGCGAAGGTGAACGCGCTGGGCTTCATTGAGGCCCCGTACCGCCGGGTCGAGGGCAGCAAGGTCACGGACGACGTGATCTACATGACCGCCGACATCGAGGACCGCTACACCATCGCGCAGGCGAACTCGCCGCTGAACGCCGACGGCACCTTCGCCGACGAGCGCGTGCTGGCCCGCCGCAAGGGTGATCCGTTGCTGTACACGCCCATTGAGGTGGACTTCATGGACGTGTCGCCCAAGCAGATCGTCTCGATCAACACGTCGCTGATCCCCTTCCTGGAGCACGACGACGCCAACCGCGCGCTCATGGGTTCCAACATGCAGTCGCAGGCCGTGCCGCTCGTGCGCGCCGACAGCCCCGCCGTGGGCACGGGCGTCGAGGAGCGCGTGGTCACGGACTCCGGCACCAGCGTCATCAGCGACGTGACGGGCCGCGTGAGCTACGTGGACGCCCGCGTGATCCAGGTCACGCTGACCGAGGACGCGCCGCAGGCGGGCATGGTGACGGGCAACATCCGCACCTTCGAACTCGTGCGCTTCACCCGCTCGAACCAGGGCACCAACCTCGATCAACACCCCATCGTGGGCGTTGGCGACGAGGTGCGGCCCGGTCAGGTCATCGCCGACGGCCCCGCCTCCGACCTCGGGCGTCTCGCGCTGGGGCAGAACATCACCATCGCCATCATGCCCTTCGACGGCTTCAACTTCGAGGACGCGATCTGCATCTCGGAGGGGCTGGTTCGCAAGGACTTCTACACCTCGGTCCACATCGAGAAGGACGAGATCGAGGCGCGCGACACCAAGCTCGGGCCGGAAAAGATCACGCGGGATATCCCCGGTCTCAGCGAGGCCGCGCTGCGTGACCTCGACGAGGACGGCATCGTACGCGTGGGGGCGGAAGTCAAGCCCGGCGACATCCTCGTCGGCAAGACCAGCTTCAAGGGCGAGAGCGAGCCGACCCCGGAAGAGCGGTTGCTCCGCAGCATCTTCGGCGAGAAGGCCCGCGAGGTGAAGGACACCTCCCTGCGCGTGCAGTCCGGCCAGGGCGGCATCGTGGTGAAGACGGTGCGCTTCCGCCGGGGCGACGAGGGCGTGGACCTCAAGCCCGGCGTGCGCGAGATGGTGCGCGTGTACGTGGCCCAGAAGCGCCAGCTTCAGGTGGGCGACAAGGTGGCGAACCGCCACGGAAACAAGGGCGTCGTGTCCAAGATTCTCCCGCCGGAGGACATGCCCTACCTGGAAGACGGCACCCCCGTCGACCTCGTGTTCAACCCGCTCGGCGTGCCCAGCCGCATGAACCTCGGCCAGATTCTGGAGACGCACCTCGGCGAGGTCGCGCGCCTGACCGGGCAGAAGTTCGTGACGCCCGTGTTCGACTCGGCCACTGAGATCGCCATCAAGGAGATGCTGGAGGTCGCCGCCGCCGAACGCCTGCAACGCCGCAAGGACGAGGGCTTCGAGGTGGACAAGCGCGAGCAGGAGGTGCTGGAGCGCGCCGCCAAGGTGGGCGTCATCAGCCCCCCCAACGGCGAGTACGAGCCTGCCCAGATGCAGCTCGCCCGCACCGGCAAGAGCATCCTGTTCGACGGACGCACGGGCGAGCCGATCTCCGGCCCGGTCGTGGTGGGCACCATGTACGTCATGAAGCTCTACCACATGGTCGAGGACAAGCTGCACGCCCGCTCGACCGGCCCGTACTCCCTCATCACCCAGCAGCCGCTCGGCGGCAAGGCGCAGTTCGGCGGTCAGCGCTTCGGCGAGATGGAAGTGTGGGCGCTCGAGGCCTACGGCGCGGCGCACACCCTCCAGGAGATGCTCACCATCAAGTCCGACGACATCGACGGACGCGACGCCGCCTACCAGAGCATCGTCAAGGGTGAGGAAGTGTCGGGCAGCACCATCCCCGAGTCCTTCAAGGTGCTCGTGAAGGAGCTGCACTCGCTGGGCCTCGATGTCGAAGTGCTCGACAACGGGGACCGTGCGGTGGACATCTTTGAAGGGATGATGCCTAAGCGCTGACGCGCTGTCTAAAGGTCAAACGGTCTGACTGTCAAACAACAGAGCGCCCCATGCCGTGAAGCGGTTTGACGGTTAGACCTTCAGACGGTTAGACCACCTCCCCAAGCCTCCATTCCCAGGAGCCTGAATGAAAGACTTCAACAAGGTCCGCATCGCCATCGCCAGCCCCGCGAAGATTCGCGAGTGGTCGTTCGGCGAGGTCGAGAAGCCGGAAACCATCAACTACCGCACCCTGAAGCCCGAGCGCGAGGGCCTCTTCGACGAGCGCATCTTCGGGCCGATGAAGGACTACGAGTGCGCCTGCGGCAAATACAAGCGCCAGCGCTACGAGGGCAAGGTCTGCGAGCGCTGCGGCGTCGAGGTGACGAGCAGCAAGGTCCGGCGCTACCGCATGGGCCACATCGACCTCGCCACGCCCGCCGCGCACATCTGGTACGTGAAGGACACGCCGAGCAAGATCGGCACCCTGCTCGACCTCAGCGCCGGGCAACTGGAGAAGGTGCTGTACTTCTCCTCCTTCCTCGTGACCCAGCCCCTGAACGCGCAGAAGGACGGGCGTCCCTTGAAGCGCGGCGAACTCCTGACCGACGACGAGTACCGCGAGCTGCGCTTCGGGCGGCAGGAGACCTACGCCATCCCGAACGGGCAGGAGGCGAACATCCGCGACGGCGAGTACGTGACGCGCGGGCAGTCGCTCGGCGGCAACGTCGTCTCGAAGATGGACGGCCTCGCGCAGTACCGCTTCCCGCGCCGCGCCGAGATCGCCTACGCCGAGCAGGTGGAGGCCAGCCTGCCCCTGCCCGCCGACGTGCTGGTGGAGCAGGAAGCCTTCCGCGCGGGCGACATCCTCAGCGAACTCGAAGGTGACGTGCAGATCACCTCGCCGGTGGACGGCACCGCCTTCCTGGTGGACCTGGGTGAGGACAGCGTGCTGATCGAGCTGCGCGATACCGTGGCCGCCCCCGAACCCGTGGAGGGTGAGGAGGAGCAGGAGCAGGCCGCGCCGCAGGGCGAGCTGCTGGCCCGCGTGTACGTGCCGCACGGCATGAGCGTGGGGGTCGTTCAGGGCGAGATCGTGGAGGCCGGGGCCGTGCTGGCGACCGCCGGGGCGGGCAGCCGCCTGCGCGTGAGCCGCGACAGCCGCCTCAGCGAAGTCACCTTTCCCAAGAAGAAGGGCGACGTGAAGGTGAGCGTCCACTGGACCCGCCGCGCCGAGTACCCCATCAACCCGACGATGCATGTGCTGGTCGGCGACGGCTCCGAGGTCCGCAAGGGCCAGAAGGTCGTCGGGGCCATCGACAAGGACGAGGAGATCGTGGCGGGGGCCGACGGCGTGATCACGCTGCACGCGCCCGCGAGCATCATCGTCTCGAAGGCGAAGGTGTACGCCTATCAGGACGAACCCCTCGTCGTGAACGGCGACCGCGTGGAGCCGGGCGACGAGCTGGCCGACTCCGGCAACCTCAGAAGCGAGATCAGCGGGCGCATCGAGATCGACCTCGTGCGCAAGCAGGTGCGCGTCATCGAGTCCTACGACTTCGAGGCCAAGATGGGCGCGGAGGCGGTCAAGGAACTCCTCGACGACCTCGACCTCGACGTGCTGGAGGCCGAACTCGGCGAGCAGATGAAGGACTCCTCGCGCCACAAGCGCGCGAAGGCCCGCAAGCGGCTGGAGGTGACGCGCGCCTTCAAGCGCAGCGGCAACAGCCCCTCGTGGATGATCATGGAGACGGTGCCGGTGATGCCGCCCGACCTGCGCCCGATGGTGCAGGTGGACGGTGGGCGCTTCGCCACCTCCGACCTCAACGACCTGTACCGCCGCCTGATCAACCGCAACAACCGCCTCAAGAAGCTGATCGGCCAGGGCGCGCCCGATATGATCATCCGCAACGAGAAGCGGATGCTTCAGGAGGCCGTGGACGCGCTGATCGACAACGGGCGGCGCGGCAGCCCCGTCACCAACCCCGGCTCCGACCGCAGCCTGCGCTCGCTGACCGACCTGCTCGGCGGCAAGCAGGGCCGCTTCCGGCAGAACCTGCTCGGCAAGCGCGTGGACTACTCGGGCCGCTCGGTGATCGTGGTCGGCCCCCAGCTCAAGCTGCACCAGTGCGGGGTCCCCAAGCGCATGGCCCTCGAACTCTTCAAGCCGTTCCTGTTCAAGGTGCTGGAGGAGAAGGGCGAGGTCACCAACATCAAGCAGGCCCGCAAGATGCTGGAGCGCTACCGCGACACGCGGGACAGCGTGTGGGACGCGCTGGAAGAGGTCATCGAGGACAAGGTGGTGCTGCTCAACCGCGCGCCCACCCTGCACCGCCTCGGCATCCAGGCGTTCGAGCCGGTGCTCGTGGAGGGCCAGAGCATCCAGCTTCACCCGCTCGTCTGTGAGGCGTTCAACGCCGACTTCGACGGCGACCAGATGGCGATCCACGTCCCGCTGAGCGCGCAGGCGCAGGCGGAGGCGCGCATCCAGATGCTCTCGGCCCACAACCTGCTCTCGCCCGCGAACGGCGAGCCGAACGTCAAGCCCAGCCGCGACATCATCCTCGGCATCTTCACGCTGACGCAACTTCGCCGCGACAACCTCGGCGCGGGCAGTGAGTTCGGCAGCGAGCAGGACGCCCTGGCCGCGCTGGACGAGGGCCGGGTCGCGCTGAACACGCCGATCACCGTGAACGGGCAGGAGACCAGTCCGGGCCGCGTCAAGTACGTCTTTTCCAGCCCCGACGAGGCGATCATGGCCGTCGAGCGCGGCGGGATCGACTACCAGGATCACGTCCGCATCCGCCTGAACGGCACGGTGTACGAGACGAGCGCCGGGCGCGTGATGTTCCGCCGCCTCGTGCAGGAGGCGCTGGGGAACCAGGCGCACCTCGTCGACACGCTCGTGAACCTCGACACCGCCTACGAGAAGGACAACCTCAAGGACATGATCATGGGGTGCTTCAAGCACCTCGGGATCGAGGCCACCGCCGGGCTGCTCGACGCCCTGAAGGACAGCGGCTTCAAGCTCTCCACGACCTCCGGCATCACCATCGGCATCGACGACATCGTGCTGCCGCCCAACAAGGGCGAGCTGCTGGCCGAGGCCGACGAGAAGCTCAAGGAGATCGAGCAGAACTACGAGTTCGGCTTCATGACCGAAGACGAGCGCTACAAGCAGGTCGTGCAGCTCTGGAACGACACCACCGACGCCGTGAAGAACGCGGTGTTCGACAACTTCAGCCAGAACTACCCCTTCAACCCGCTGTGGATCATGAGCCAGTCGGGGGCGCGCGGCAACCCGCAGCAGATTCGCCAGCTCGCCGGCATGCGCGGCCTGATGGCCCGCCCGGACGGCTCGACCATCGAGGTGCCGATCAAGGCGTCCTTCCGCGAGGGCCTGACGGTGCTCGAGTACTTCATCTCCACCCACGGGGCGCGTAAGGGTGGCGCGGACACGGCGCTTCGCACGGCGGACTCGGGCTACCTGACCCGCAAGCTGGTGGACGTGGCCCACGAGGTCGTCGTCCGCGACGTGGACTGCGGCACCACCGACTACACGGTGATTCCCCTCGGCGCGACCGACGAGCGGACGGGCGAGTGGCGCAGCCGCAAGGGCAGCGAGATCGAGACCTCGATCTATGGCCGCACCCTCACCGCCGACGTGGAGCTGTCGGACGGGCGCACCCTCGCCGCCGACACGATGCTCAGCCTGGAGGACGTGAAGGCGATCACGCGGGACGCGAAGGCGCTCGGTGAGGTGTTCGTCCGCACGCCGCTGAACTGCCGCGTCAAGGCGGGCGTGTGCCAGAAGTGCTACGGCTACGACCTCTCGCAGGCCAAGCCCGTCTCGATGGGTGAGGCGGTCGGCGTGGTCGCGGCGGAGTCCATCGGCGAGCCGGGCACGCAGCTCACGATGCGGACCTTCCACACGGGCGGCGTGGCGGGCGGCGGCGATATCACGATGGGTCTGCCGCGCGTGATCGAGCTGTTCGAGGCCAGGAAGCCCAAGAACCAGGCGGTCGTCGCCGACCGCGACGGCGTGGTCCGCATCGAGGAGGAGGAGGAGCGTTACCTCGTCCGCATCGAGGCCGACGACGAGCAGTACTCCTCCAAGACCGCCACGAAGATCGGCAAGGCCCTGCGCCTCGTCGTCCGCGACGGCGACCGGGTGGAGGCGGGCCAGCCGCTCACGCGCGGCGCGGTGAACCCCCACGACCTCCTGCTCTACCGCGACACGGACGCCGCCCAGCGGTATCTCGTGGAGGAAGTGCAGCGCGTGTACCGCTCGCAGGGCGTGAAGGTCCACGACAAGCACATCGAGGTCATCGTCCGGCAGATGCTGCGTTACGTGGAGATCACCGACGGCGGCGACACCGACCTGCTCGAGGGTCAGACGGTCGAGCGCTGGGAAGTGGACCAGGCGAACGAGGCGCTGGCGTTGCAGGACGGCAAGACGCCCTCCTCGTGGAAGCCGGTGCTGCTCGGCATCACCAAGAGCAGCCTGACGACGAAGAGCTGGCTGTCTGCCGCCTCCTTCCAGCACACGACGCACGTGCTGACGGAAGCCTCCATGCGCGGGCAGGTGGACGACCTGATCGGCCTGAAGGAGAACGTGATTCTCGGCAAGCTGATCCCGGCGGGCACGGGCCTCACCACCGTCCGCGAGATGCAGGTGGCCGACGACCGCACGCTGGAGAAGTACGGCGACGAGAGCCGCAGCCCCGACTCGGTGACGGGCACGCAGCGCTACGACGACACGCGCCCCGGCAGCACGACCATCTCCCCCAGCTACGGCGACTGAAGCCCGGCTGAACTCGAAGACCCCCACTCGGCGACGGGTGGGGGCTTTTGCTTGGTACATTCACCGTGAGGAGGCGTCGTGGAAGAGCATCACCGGGAAGCGCTGACAAAACCTATTCTGCCAGTGGAACTGACGCAGCCCGGATTTTGGGCTGTCTTCTTACCCGAACTTGTGGCCTGGGAAGACAAGTACCTGGAGTGGGTCAAGAACCTTGAACACTATTCCTTCAACGGCTTCAGCGAGTCGGTCTTCTGCCCCGAACTCATCTTGACGCTGCCATACGGCTATCGCCTGGTTCTTTCACTCAATGCCTCGGTCAGCCATCACTATTCAGAATTCTACTACTACCTTAAGAACGCCGATCTCCCTGATGGCGGGTTGCTAGGACACAGCGATTGTCACTGCCAGCTTCCCATCTTCCGATGGGCAGAAGCATTGAAACTCGCTCAAGTTATCCAGAAAGCCAACCCGATGTTACCCGCCGGGACAGCACTCCTTCTACTGTGGCATACGCTTTGGTTGAATGACTCCGAATTTCAGGAAGCAAAGCTTATACTTCTCTCAGTCCTTGATGGTCTTAAACTCAAGCCCGGTCCAGAACTCACAAACCCGCTCCGAACCTCATATGAGGGTCAAGCGGCGACGGGCGAGCTGCCGGATGTGGAGTTTGAGTGGTGGGAAATTCAACCTGGGGATTGGGCAAACAATAGCTTGTACAGTTTACGAAGCATTACGGCTTTTCCAGGTACAAAGTGGAACGACCCTACCCGCAAAAAATTCAACCGGGTGCTAGAGAAATTGGGCGTGAGCAGTTCAAACCCTACCCTTTGACCTCCTGATCGTCGTAAAGCCCCGCGTAATGCCGTCCCAGATTGACCAGAAATTGCATCTCCTCCTGCGTCGTCCGCGCGCTCAACCGCGTTTCGAAACTTAGTAATAGCGCCCCATAAGCGAGGGACGCCGCCCCCAGGATGGCGAGGACCACCGGGGCGAAGCCGAACGACGTGCCGAAGAGGGACGCCGAGCCGATCAGGATGCTCGTCAGCACGAGGAGGGCGACGGCGAGGTACAGGGCCGTCATCGCCCGCTGGATGATGCGGCTGCGGTGGGCGAGGCGCGGAAGCTGGCGGATGATCATCTGCTTTTCCTCGCGTGCCAGGGCTTCCTGCTGCCCGCTCTCGCTCACGAGGACCTTGAAGCGCGCGGTGAGGTGCCGCACCCGGTCGGTCGTGCGGCCCAGGCGGGTGCTCGTGCTCATGAGGAGGGTGCCCGCGCCGCTGATCAGGACGGCGGGGGTGATCATCGCCGTGAGGACGCCGAGGTTGGGGTCGGGTGCGGCCATGCGGTCAGGGTAGAGCGGGCGGCGCGGGAGCGGAGGCCGTCGTTTACTCGGAACGTAACTCGAAGCTGCTGCAAATCCCACTCGTGCGCGGCGGGCAACGCCCATCGCTGACGCCGAAGTTGCCCTTCTCGTCGCCGATGATGACGAGGCGGACGGGCTGGGCGTTACGGCGAATCTCGGTGCTGGTCGTCGTCCTGTCAGCGTCCAGTACGTGGACGATCAGGTTGCCCCGCGCAG encodes:
- the rpoB gene encoding DNA-directed RNA polymerase subunit beta, translating into MSLSSQRPRIERFGEIAEVIPLPNLTEVQVNSFRAFLQADRAPDARDNAGLQSAFREVFPIDETEKGRSTGLVLDFLEYRLGEPPYTPEECREKDLTYQAPMYAKLQLIHKDSGLIKEDQVFLGDLPLMTEDGSFVINGADRVVISQIHRSPGVYFTSSYKGIKKLYTAAIIPMPKRGPWIELEMNAGVLEMKVNKRKFPVAMLLRVLGYDDAQLKALFTEFEPDAELPEDKSAGMSADEALLRLFTVLRPGDPPKRDKAIQYLYGLLADPKRYDLGEPGRFKMNTKLGVSREERTLLTFTDGKFSDAGLVDTIRYLMALQRGLETVGLGADADGVVNEVPVTEDDIDHLGNRRVRTVGELLADQLRVGMGRMARGVRERMLLGNPDAATPTKLVNNRPIVAAMREFFGRSQLSQFKDQTNPLSDLRHKRRISALGPGGLTRERAGFDVRDVHRTHYGRICPIETPEGANIGLISSLSSYAKVNALGFIEAPYRRVEGSKVTDDVIYMTADIEDRYTIAQANSPLNADGTFADERVLARRKGDPLLYTPIEVDFMDVSPKQIVSINTSLIPFLEHDDANRALMGSNMQSQAVPLVRADSPAVGTGVEERVVTDSGTSVISDVTGRVSYVDARVIQVTLTEDAPQAGMVTGNIRTFELVRFTRSNQGTNLDQHPIVGVGDEVRPGQVIADGPASDLGRLALGQNITIAIMPFDGFNFEDAICISEGLVRKDFYTSVHIEKDEIEARDTKLGPEKITRDIPGLSEAALRDLDEDGIVRVGAEVKPGDILVGKTSFKGESEPTPEERLLRSIFGEKAREVKDTSLRVQSGQGGIVVKTVRFRRGDEGVDLKPGVREMVRVYVAQKRQLQVGDKVANRHGNKGVVSKILPPEDMPYLEDGTPVDLVFNPLGVPSRMNLGQILETHLGEVARLTGQKFVTPVFDSATEIAIKEMLEVAAAERLQRRKDEGFEVDKREQEVLERAAKVGVISPPNGEYEPAQMQLARTGKSILFDGRTGEPISGPVVVGTMYVMKLYHMVEDKLHARSTGPYSLITQQPLGGKAQFGGQRFGEMEVWALEAYGAAHTLQEMLTIKSDDIDGRDAAYQSIVKGEEVSGSTIPESFKVLVKELHSLGLDVEVLDNGDRAVDIFEGMMPKR
- a CDS encoding immunity 22 family protein, whose amino-acid sequence is MNLYEPEVITLWVVRSSDEQALLEALEFKYDEVGEVVLSPFAQAFRIGWYNDDFAELHFGRPTSELIREAAQSYRTLDEQALRRLPEGEWNGLYLLASQAGEAWTAPSNRPPMPHDEVSMGDAVFKLLDTFHVLYRPT
- the rplL gene encoding 50S ribosomal protein L7/L12, whose product is MAYDKQALIDQLSTLTIMELADLIDGLKETWGVTAAVAMGGGAGGAATTAPEEEKTEFDVVLVDAGASKINVIKELRAITGLGLKEAKDLSEKGGAIKEGVSKEDAEKFRAQLEGAGAKVEVR
- a CDS encoding cold-shock protein, yielding MAVGRVKWFNAEKGYGFIETEGSDDVFAHFSAIQAQGFKKLNEGDEVEFEIEPGQRGKGPQAKNIVVTKAAPASATSGTGGGYNSRPPRRDDRW
- the rplJ gene encoding 50S ribosomal protein L10, encoding MANEKNVQNLGSLRESLTGIETFYVVDYQGLSAGQLTRLRQDIRAKGGQMIVAKNTLINIALQAGGRDLSEALKGPSALVLAQDDPAGVAKTLSDASKANDRGIPTMKGGFVEGRAVDVRVIERLASLGSKQSLQGEFVGVLSAHLSNFVGILEAYQAKLGGGAAEAQA